One window from the genome of Streptomyces sp. NBC_00708 encodes:
- a CDS encoding TetR/AcrR family transcriptional regulator, giving the protein MVTSRSAAAARQPVVSLRRRGSVLERAILDAALEALSTVGWNGLTMEGVAAGAQTGKAAIYRRWSSKEELVAEALRSGMPAMGRAPDSGNVRDDLYQLCRGMRDAMLSTSGSALRSVIHECDAGTAERFQSVILDGVIRPSTELIREVVSRGVERGEVRPGALRELAFDVIPAMMMYRTKVCGSEWDDAEIEALIDQVAVPFFRSAPR; this is encoded by the coding sequence ATGGTCACTTCGCGATCGGCCGCCGCCGCTCGGCAGCCGGTGGTGTCCCTGCGCCGCCGGGGGTCCGTGCTGGAACGCGCGATCCTCGACGCGGCGCTGGAAGCGCTGAGTACGGTCGGCTGGAACGGCCTGACGATGGAAGGGGTCGCCGCCGGTGCCCAGACGGGCAAGGCCGCGATCTACCGGCGCTGGTCCTCTAAGGAAGAGCTGGTCGCCGAGGCGCTGCGCAGCGGCATGCCGGCGATGGGCCGGGCCCCGGACTCGGGCAACGTCCGCGACGACCTCTACCAGCTGTGCCGGGGTATGCGCGACGCGATGCTGTCCACCTCCGGCTCGGCCCTGCGTTCCGTCATTCACGAATGCGACGCCGGAACGGCTGAACGCTTCCAGTCGGTGATTCTCGACGGTGTGATCCGGCCGTCGACCGAGCTCATCAGGGAAGTGGTGAGCAGGGGGGTCGAGCGAGGCGAGGTCCGCCCCGGAGCCCTGCGGGAACTGGCCTTCGACGTGATCCCCGCGATGATGATGTACCGCACCAAGGTGTGCGGGAGCGAGTGGGACGACGCCGAGATCGAGGCGCTGATCGACCAGGTCGCGGTGCCCTTCTTCCGCTCCGCCCCC